In Anopheles gambiae chromosome 2, idAnoGambNW_F1_1, whole genome shotgun sequence, a single window of DNA contains:
- the LOC1277180 gene encoding pro-resilin, translating to MEEILTKTQLSIVLGGQAKGHINTVRNRPVTIIQRLNVLTTSSKRQTNQTLHPAKMFKIIALTVACLAVAASAQYWGEAGFGYGAEQHHGHHDYYSHPSYKFEYGVKDPHTGDHKSQWEHRDGDVVKGAYTLHEADGTERVVEYTSDKHHGFQAHVKRVGHAYHPQVYGHHGGYNGGYGHGSGYSYSKLDQHF from the exons ATGGAAGAGATCCTTACAAA AACTCAGCTGTCAATCGTCCTCGGTGGGCAAGCTAAGGGCCATATAAATACGGTCCGAAACCGCCCAGTAACCATCATTCAGCGGCTTAACGTTCTTACAACTAGTAGCAAACGGCAAACCAACCAAACTTTACATCCAGCAAAAATGTTCAAG ATCATTGCACTGACCGTCGCCTGTCTGGCTGTGGCCGCATCGGCCCAGTACTGGGGTGAAGCTGGATTCGGATATGGTGCGGAGCAGCATCATGGCCATCATGACTACTATTCGCATCCGAGCTACAAGTTCGAGTATGGCGTAAAGGACCCGCACACCGGCGATCACAAGAGCCAGTGGGAACATCGGGACGGCGATGTCGTCAAGGGAGCGTACACGCTGCACGAAGCTGACGGTACGGAGCGTGTGGTTGAGTACACGTCCGACAAGCACCACGGGTTTCAGGCTCACGTGAAGCGCGTGGGGCATGCCTATCACCCGCAGGTGTACGGACATCACGGTGGGTACAATGGAGGATATGGACATGGTTCGGGCTACAGCTACAGCAAGCTGGACCAGCACTTCTGA